The stretch of DNA CTTGGCGCGCCCGCCCCCGAGATGTTTGCCACCGCGTAGTAGTCGCCGATACTCTCGACGATCGAGGCCAGCACGCCGGCGAACATCCCGATGACGAACGCCGTCGTAATCTCTGGCGTTCCCCACTGGAAGGGATAGATCGGCAGCAGCGGTCGGGTGGCTGCGACCGCGCCGAGATCGACATAGCCCGGGTGCCCGTCACCGATCACACCTCCCACCGAGAGGGACGCCGCGGCGACCCAGGCGATGACCAGCGCGAGAATCACCGGATAGAGCCGGAACGCTTTGTGTTTGACGTCGAGGTACTGTGAGAACAGCAGGATGAGCCCGAGCGTGAGTCCGAGCAAGAGCCAGCTCTGCTCGTCCGTCGTGATCTGCGGGGCGCTGAACAGCGACAGACCGATCAATGCGATCGTCGGCGCGATGACCACCGGGGAGAGATACCGGCGGAGTTTCCCGACCAGTCCGAAGTAGCCCATCGCAACCTCGACGAGTGCGGCGACGATAATCGCCCCCTGAAGCTGTACCAGCGCGGCCTCCCAGCTCGGTTGGCCCGAAACACCGCCGGCGGTGACGACGCCGACGATGGCCAGCGCCGGCGCGAGCATCGAGAACGGCGCGCCCTGGACGATCGGATACCGGTTGCCGAACGTCGTCTGGGCGAGCGTCGCGATTCCAGAGACGACGAAGAAGGTTCCGATGAACCGGGCGGTCACGCCGGGTGGCATTCCCATCGCGTCAGCCAGGATCAGCGGCACCGCGATGTTCGCGCCGACCATCGTCAGGTAGTGTTGGACTCCAAGCACCACCGATTCACCCAGCGGCGGCTGTTCGTCGATTCCGTATTCGACCGCATCACCGACGGATCCGTCGGCGACTTGCTCATCCCCCGTCATCGATTTCCGTCGGATAACAGCCGAGGGAGTTCAAAGGGGTGTTGATCCGCCTTCACCTTCGTTTCGGGCGGTTGTCCTGTCTTATGAGCGCTGGCTCTCGTCGGCCACGCGCTCGGCGGCGGCCCGAACCCGTTCGACTGACAGTCTCGAGAGATCGACCACCTCCCCGTCGGTCTCGTTCGCGACGAGTTCCGAGAGGCCGGCACGGGAGTCGTCACCGGCGTCGACGACGATCACGCGCGTATCATCCATTGCGAGCGCACGAGCTGCCTTGCGAGTCGCAGCCGTCGGACTCCCGTCGGCGACGTTCGCCCGACCGTCGGTGACGAGGACGACGACCGCGGCGTCGGTGTCGGCACGCTCGAGGACCTGCCGCGAGGTCTCGAGTCCTGCCGGCAGCGGTGTTCGATCGCCCGAAGGGAGGTCCTTGAGGTGGCGGGCGGCCAGCGAGACGCTGTCGGTCGGCGGGAGCAAGACGTCGGCGTCCTCGCCGGCGAAGGCGACGAACGCGACCTGATCGCGGTGTTCGTAGCTGTCGCGCAGTAACTCGAGGACGACGCCCTTGGCGGTCCGCATCGCCGGGCGCATCGAGGCACTGGCGTCGACGGCAAAGACGATGGTCACCGACGTCTCGCCGGCCCGAACCGACTGCCGGAGGTCCTGTTTTGCGACGCGGGACTCGCCGCGAGCTGCCGCCGACCGGACCGACGCCGCGGCGTCGATTGAGCCCTCACCCGAGGCGGGCTCGGTACGGACGCGCGCACCACGGTTGTCCGTGCTCGGTGCCGTACTCGCCCGCGACCCCGTCGCGGTCGGACCCTCAGTGCCGTCGATGGTCGGCGTCTCGAGGTCCGGCGCCGCCGCCTCGCCGATCTCGGCGCGTTGCTGGCCTGGGACGAGCGGCTGGGCGGTTTCGTCCTCCTCATCGTGGGGTGACTCGTCCGACTCGGAGTCCCGATCGCTCGAGTCGTCGTCCGATCCTCCGTCGCCG from Natrinema sp. HArc-T2 encodes:
- a CDS encoding uracil-xanthine permease family protein — its product is MTGDEQVADGSVGDAVEYGIDEQPPLGESVVLGVQHYLTMVGANIAVPLILADAMGMPPGVTARFIGTFFVVSGIATLAQTTFGNRYPIVQGAPFSMLAPALAIVGVVTAGGVSGQPSWEAALVQLQGAIIVAALVEVAMGYFGLVGKLRRYLSPVVIAPTIALIGLSLFSAPQITTDEQSWLLLGLTLGLILLFSQYLDVKHKAFRLYPVILALVIAWVAAASLSVGGVIGDGHPGYVDLGAVAATRPLLPIYPFQWGTPEITTAFVIGMFAGVLASIVESIGDYYAVANISGAGAPSEKRINHGIGMEGLMNVFSGIMGTAGSTSYSENIGAIGLTGVASRYVVQIGAVVMLFVGFIGYFGQLIATIPDPIVGGLFIAMFGQIVAVGISNLRHVDLDSSRNTFIIGFALFVGLAIPAYMGNFESTIAFRDAVGLEAMIGATGLANTAVAAGVEAAAQAVVDTIFIIGSTGMAVGGLAALVLDNTVPGTREERGLAAWDRISEDDSEFDSVWDRWIRTEADD